TAGGCTGTTCCTGCGTCCATCGCCGCGCTTGCCCTTTTCGCCCGACACGACTAGAGGCACGCGCCTATACGCGTGGCGTGCGCCGCTAACGCGCAGCTTCGTTCGGGTTAGCGGGCGTGGCGGAATTGGTAGACGCGCTGGTTTTAGGTACCAGTATCGAAAGATGTGGGGGTTCGAGTCCCTTCGCCCGCACCAATCCGTCGCGGACACGTTCAGCCTTCGCGCCTTATTAGACACTTGGAAAGTCACGAGTTCTCAAACCCATGCAGATCAAAGAAACCGCCAACGACGGCCTGAAGCGCGCCTACACGATCACCCTGACCGCCAAGGATATCGACGGCCGTGTCGATGCAGAGGTCAAGAAGATTGCCCCGCAGGTGAAAATGCCCGGCTTCCGCCCCGGCAAGGTTCCCGCGAATCTCGTGCGCAAGATGCACGGCGAACAGCTCCATGCGCAGTCGCTCAACGACATGATCCGCGAATCGGTCGACAAGGTGATGGCCGACAACGAACTGCGTCCAGCGATGCAGCCCAAGGTCGAGCTCAATGAAGGCTACGAAGAGGGTAAGGCCGCAGAAATCTCGGTCGAACTCGAAATCCTGCCCGATGTCGAAGCACCCTCGACCGACGGTATCGAAATCGAACGCCTGGTCGTTCCGGTTTCCGACGAGCAGGTGATGGACTCCATCAAGATGCTCGCCGACAACAACAAGAGCTACAAGGACGCTGCCAAGTCCAAGAAGGCCGCTGACGGCGACCAGCTGATCATCGACTTCGTCGGCCGTGTGGATGGTGAGGAATTCGAAGGCGGCAAGGCAGAGAACACCCCGCTCGTCCTGGGCTCGGGCATGTTCATCCCGGGCTTCGAAGAGCAGCTGACCGGCACCAAGACCGGCGACAAGAAGACCATCGAAGTCACCTTCCCCGAGGATTACCAGGCGCAGCACCTCGCCGGTAAGAAGGCCGAGTTCGACGTCACCGTCCAGCAGGTGAAGGTCGAGGGCGAAACCAAGATCGATGACGAGTTCGCAAAGAACTTCGGCCTCGACGGTCTCGACAAGCTCAAGGAACTGATGCGCGGCCAGCTCGAGCAGGAAACTGCCGGCCTCACCCGCACCCAGATGAAGCGTTCGCTGCTCGACCAGCTTGCTTCGGGCCACGATTTCGCCGTGCCGCAGGGCATGGTCGATGCCGAGTTCGAACAGATCTGGACCCAGCTCCAGCAGGAAGCGGCCCGTTCGGAAGATCCCGAAGCGATGCTGAAGGAAATCGAGGACGAAAAGGACGACTACCGTTCGATCGCCGAACGCCGCGTACGTCTTGGTCTGCTGCTGTCGGAGATCGGCCAGAAGAACAACGTTCAGGTTACGCCGAACGAGATGAGCATGCTCATCCAGCAGGCTGCGCAGCAGTACCGTGCCGAAGACCGCGAGCGGTTCATCCAGTACGTTCAGTCCGAACCGATGGCTGCAGCCCAGCTGCGTGCGCCGCTCTAT
This DNA window, taken from Qipengyuania seohaensis, encodes the following:
- the tig gene encoding trigger factor, which produces MQIKETANDGLKRAYTITLTAKDIDGRVDAEVKKIAPQVKMPGFRPGKVPANLVRKMHGEQLHAQSLNDMIRESVDKVMADNELRPAMQPKVELNEGYEEGKAAEISVELEILPDVEAPSTDGIEIERLVVPVSDEQVMDSIKMLADNNKSYKDAAKSKKAADGDQLIIDFVGRVDGEEFEGGKAENTPLVLGSGMFIPGFEEQLTGTKTGDKKTIEVTFPEDYQAQHLAGKKAEFDVTVQQVKVEGETKIDDEFAKNFGLDGLDKLKELMRGQLEQETAGLTRTQMKRSLLDQLASGHDFAVPQGMVDAEFEQIWTQLQQEAARSEDPEAMLKEIEDEKDDYRSIAERRVRLGLLLSEIGQKNNVQVTPNEMSMLIQQAAQQYRAEDRERFIQYVQSEPMAAAQLRAPLYEDKVVDFLFDKAEITEREVTREELEAAIEADESEEAAKPKKKAPAKKAAAKKDTKKADDKPAKKAPAKKAAAKKPAAKKDEGEKKAPAKKDAAKKPAAKKAPAKKAAAKK